ACACCGACACATTTGGTCAGTCTTCTTCTTCTCAGATTGTGTGGACATTATCTGTGAACAATGTGGCAATATGTCTGGCaacaggtctggactttgactggtccattcAAACATGTAAAcgtgctttaattaaaaaaaatatttcagttgtgtctCTGGTGGGAAGTTTACAGCCTTTGTCCTGCTAGAAGGTGAACATCCGCTCGAGTCTTGTCTTTTGCAGGcaatattagtttttcttcaAAGAATGTCCTGTGTTGGCTCCGTTCTTCTACTGCTGATAAAAAGGCTATGGTGTATACCCTTTTTTTGCAAACCAAAATGAAattggttttcattttcagacaaTGTTTTGCATGAAGCCCTTTTGTTACACCTCTGTGGCTTAAGGCaatctgaaaatgtgaattCTCATGGTTTTCTTTGAAGTTTTGGTGGATGTCTTGCTCggtttgcagttgtgtcatTGTCTTCCCATTTTCAGGTAATAGACCAAACAACGCTGAGTGAGATGTTCTCACTCACTGAGATGTTCAAGAAGCAAATTAAGCTTCTATAAGCAAGGGtgtaaatcccatctcattattgggggggACCATAATCAGGAAAATTTCTTAAGTCCAGTTTTGGGGGGGTCggcaaagttacagtgaaatgtaacgttaaatgtggtttaaacagtttttaaccacattcaagctgcaggaccGATAATGACTAGTAATGCATATCAAACGTGTTTTTCTCAATAAGCAAActattgagaaataaaactaaaattcaaatgttgcttctatacgagttttgttcagtctgactgatctaatctctgctacacctttacaaaattttaaggttctaaataaaaaaaatttaatgagtggctgctcttaataaaattcctcataaacattgatttattgaaatggctCCCAATACAAGTTATGGCTGTTTATAAGTTAGGGctgtttaaattataacttgttaagttgctttatttttaagcctttttttagttttgccatGTCCTGGGTGACAGAGAACCAAAAGGtagatagaaatgaatatctgAGGGGTATTATAacttaaacataacatttaaagcaCGGGggtttaaatagaaaaatattcagattttattttgtggttttaaaggctctacattgaagacagtgagaaataaaggcaactttctgtttttttttcctatctgTTCTCTGCTCCCACAAACAGAGCTGTCGGCCACTGGCTCAGCCCGTCCCTCCTGTTTCAAACGCTTCTAATTTAACTAAAAGTTACAGAGCTAAATATGAATTAGATGCTTGCTACCTTTGACAAAAAAGTTTAAGTCTATGAAAGTATAGCAGGGTAGCAGTTTTGCTAATAAGGCAGCTTATCATGATTCAGccaaagtaagaaaataacGAACTGCAGGactttattgttaatgtgtttcttcttattgagcagtgaatgtaaataaaaggtTTACATGTCTTTTGCTGTAAGTATTTACTCACTGGAGGGTTTTATGTTTGCTAGCTgtacagctaacagctagcttcCAAGATTGGGGGGGTCCGCCCCCCATACCCCCAGGATTTACGCCTATTTTTATAAGCTTAATTTGCTTTAAGCTTCTCTCTAATTTTATTCCTGACCTTTCTCCTATTCTGGTGTGCCCTTTGCTCTTCATGATGCCATTTGCACATAGACGTTGGACGTTAAAATGTGtcaatatttgttaaaatctgaGCACCATGAATGCATTTGTAAGACAGTTTTAGcacaaagcaaaatgaaaacttaaaaggcATATGCTTTTCCGCTTTTATGGAAAATCTATGCAGAAGCTTAGTATTCTAACCTTGGTAGAATAACTCATGTTGGTAACTGTATCTGTCTATCATTTTGagaaatttccattttatttctcatatCAACTAACTTGTCAAACAGTCCTCTGTGCAGTACATACAGTAAGTACCATGAAACAAATGTGCATATAGCCAAAAGTCAGGGCCAAAGTCTTTATTTCCAGCAGAGATACATGTTTCAATATTACCAGTTCCAGTTTTCCAAAACTGCATGGTCAGGAAGCCTCACCCAAAAAGGAGCATGAAGGAGAAACTGGGGATTGGTCAGCTGCATTCAGCTTCCCTCAGTCAGTGTGGGTGTTGTCAGTGGTGTGCTGTTAAGGCTGGGGTTGAGTTTGGGGTTTGGGAGTGGGTTGGGGATTAGGGCTGGGATTTGGGTTGGGCGGTGCAGGGGAAGGATCGGGAGCTGGGGCAGGAGCAGGACCAGGGGCAGGGGCTGGGGCCGGTGGAATATAACACCCTCTCTTATGCCACTGCATGTCCCGCACACGTCGGACGGACTGGATCTGAGGTGCAGTGGCTCCCCAAGCATTCCAGTGCTTGAAGTCTCCATGTTCAAAAACGTACTGGCGCCCTCTGTAGCCTGGATATGTGTATCCCACCCACCTTCAAAAGAACAACAGCAAATTACAAATCATCACAAATCCTTAAATACTCTTCAGGTACATCTGTCCTATTGCTCTAAGcctttcagtttttcagttcTACCCTTCAGGCCATTGGAACAAATCCATTATTCTTTGTGACTGAGAAGGTATATCTTACGTTCCAGAAATAGCCTTAGCACTAGCCACACGGTCTTGGAAGCCATGAGCCCAAAGGCTGGGTACGTCATCATCAACAATCTCCATCTTTCGTCCTTCAAATCCTGCATTCTCAAACAGGTGCAACTTGTGATCTCCACTTTCCTGAAGAGAGAAAGAACACGCTTACTTATGTTGCACTTAAAATCCGCAAAAGAGCCACGTTTAAATGCTACTTACCACTTTAAGAGGCTTGAAGGAGCTCAGGATGTAGCTACTCTGGCAACTGGTCCAGGTGCTCCACCGAGGATACTCTCCTTTCTCGAGGACAAACTGCTCCCCACCAAAACCCAGGCATTCAAACCCTACCCATCTAACAACACAGACATACCGCAT
Above is a genomic segment from Xiphophorus couchianus chromosome 20, X_couchianus-1.0, whole genome shotgun sequence containing:
- the LOC114135252 gene encoding beta-crystallin B3-like, encoding MTEQQGTPDQLPAEKGQGGAGATYKLAVFEFENFRGKRVELSGECKDVLEKTPRVGSVIVESGPWVGFECLGFGGEQFVLEKGEYPRWSTWTSCQSSYILSSFKPLKVESGDHKLHLFENAGFEGRKMEIVDDDVPSLWAHGFQDRVASAKAISGTWVGYTYPGYRGRQYVFEHGDFKHWNAWGATAPQIQSVRRVRDMQWHKRGCYIPPAPAPAPGPAPAPAPDPSPAPPNPNPSPNPQPTPKPQTQPQP